One Desulfovibrio fairfieldensis genomic window carries:
- a CDS encoding dicarboxylate/amino acid:cation symporter codes for MAKIGDVSLILKLLAGLVLGALLGFVANEAVMDVVVSLRHIFGQIIFFLVPLVIVGFITPAIVRLGQNASKILVVAVCLAYASSLGAALFSMGSGYLVIPHLSIATETETLRKLPEMVFRLDIPPLFSVMSALVTALFFGVAIAWTKSETLGKVFAELERIMTWLVTRVLIPILPFFVGLSFMGLAYEGSLTKHLPIFVTMVALVILGHFIWLTVLYGIAGIVSGRNPSQVFRYYTPAYLTAVGTMSSAATLPVALECARRSPVLSRTMVEFMVPLGATVHLCGSVLTETFFCMTISLILYGTLPSVGTMLLFCVLLGIFAVGAPGVPGGTVVASLGIVTGVLGFDQTGVALLIAIFALQDSFGTACNVTGDGALTLMLDGIFNRHGELGPLQHSGTSV; via the coding sequence ATGGCCAAGATCGGTGATGTTTCGCTCATCCTCAAGTTGCTGGCCGGGCTTGTGCTCGGCGCGCTGCTGGGCTTTGTGGCCAATGAGGCCGTCATGGACGTGGTGGTGTCGTTGCGGCATATTTTCGGCCAGATCATTTTCTTCCTGGTGCCGCTGGTCATTGTGGGCTTCATTACCCCGGCCATTGTGCGCCTGGGGCAGAACGCCAGCAAGATCCTGGTGGTGGCCGTCTGCCTGGCCTACGCCTCCTCACTGGGCGCGGCCCTGTTTTCCATGGGCTCGGGCTACCTGGTCATTCCGCACCTGTCCATCGCCACGGAAACGGAGACCCTGCGCAAGCTGCCGGAAATGGTCTTCCGCCTGGACATTCCGCCGCTGTTCAGCGTCATGAGCGCCCTGGTCACGGCCCTGTTCTTCGGCGTGGCCATCGCCTGGACCAAGTCGGAAACCCTGGGCAAGGTCTTTGCCGAACTGGAACGGATCATGACCTGGCTGGTGACGCGGGTGCTGATCCCCATTCTGCCTTTTTTCGTGGGCCTTTCCTTCATGGGCCTGGCCTATGAGGGCTCGCTGACCAAGCATCTGCCCATTTTCGTGACCATGGTGGCTCTGGTGATCCTCGGCCATTTCATCTGGCTGACCGTGCTGTACGGCATCGCCGGGATCGTTTCGGGCCGCAATCCCTCCCAGGTCTTCCGCTATTACACGCCCGCCTATCTTACCGCCGTGGGCACCATGTCCAGCGCCGCCACCCTGCCCGTGGCCCTGGAGTGCGCGCGCCGCTCGCCGGTGCTCAGCCGGACCATGGTGGAATTCATGGTGCCGCTGGGCGCCACCGTGCATCTCTGCGGCTCGGTGCTCACGGAGACCTTTTTCTGTATGACCATCAGCCTGATCCTTTACGGCACCCTGCCCTCGGTGGGCACCATGCTGCTGTTCTGCGTCCTCCTGGGCATTTTCGCCGTGGGCGCGCCCGGCGTGCCCGGCGGCACGGTGGTGGCCTCGCTGGGCATCGTGACCGGCGTGCTGGGCTTTGACCAGACCGGCGTGGCCCTGCTCATCGCCATCTTCGCCCTGCAGGACAGCTTCGGCACGGCCTGCAACGTCACCGGCGACGGCGCTCTGACCCTTATGCTGGACGGCATCTTCAACCGCCACGGCGAATTGGGGCCTTTGCAGCACTCGGGGACTAGTGTTTGA
- the gatA gene encoding Asp-tRNA(Asn)/Glu-tRNA(Gln) amidotransferase subunit GatA, with product MTEICSLSLTAVAGALQKKEISAVEAARACLTRMEATEPRIAAMLRVDAEGALARARELDAAGPDPAQTLWGVPVTVKDALSTKGLPTTAGSHILEGFVPIYDAFAVEKLRRAGAVLLGKANLDEFAMGSGTENSAYQKTRNPWNTAKVPGGSSGGSAASVAAGQCFASLGTDTGGSIRQPASFCGCVGLKPTYGRVSRYGLIAYGSSLDQIGPLTRSVEDCARVLSVIAGHDPRDGTCDPRPVEDYAAALPRNGADLKGVRLGLPKEFFGDGLAPEVRAACETAIARARELGAEPVEVSLPHTDAAIATYYIIAMAEASSNLARFDGVRYGRRAPDVKNLEELYVKSRSEGFGQEVKRRIMLGAYVLSSGYYDAYYRKAAQVRRLIRDEYLAALEQCDVLCAPVSPVTAWDLGSHAADPLQAYLMDAYTLSLNLAGLPGLSLPVGLGAESKMPVGLQLIGPAFGEARLLGIGHALERALPGIGRPAL from the coding sequence ATGACCGAGATCTGTTCGCTTTCGCTCACGGCCGTTGCCGGGGCTTTGCAGAAAAAGGAAATCAGCGCCGTGGAAGCCGCGCGGGCCTGCCTGACGCGCATGGAGGCCACGGAACCCCGGATTGCCGCCATGCTGCGCGTGGACGCGGAGGGCGCGCTGGCGCGCGCCCGTGAGCTGGACGCGGCCGGGCCGGACCCGGCCCAGACGCTCTGGGGCGTGCCCGTGACCGTCAAGGACGCCCTGTCCACCAAAGGGCTGCCCACCACTGCGGGTTCGCATATTCTGGAAGGTTTTGTACCCATCTACGACGCCTTTGCCGTGGAAAAGCTGCGCCGGGCCGGAGCCGTGCTGCTGGGCAAGGCCAACCTGGACGAATTCGCCATGGGTTCGGGCACGGAAAATTCCGCCTACCAGAAAACCCGCAACCCCTGGAACACGGCCAAGGTGCCGGGCGGCTCCTCCGGCGGTTCGGCGGCCTCGGTGGCGGCCGGGCAGTGCTTCGCCTCGCTGGGCACGGATACGGGCGGCTCCATCCGCCAACCCGCCTCGTTCTGCGGCTGCGTGGGGCTCAAGCCCACCTACGGCAGGGTGTCCCGCTACGGGCTCATCGCCTACGGTTCGTCCCTGGACCAGATCGGTCCCCTGACCCGCTCGGTGGAAGACTGCGCTCGCGTGCTTTCGGTCATCGCCGGACACGACCCGCGCGACGGCACCTGCGATCCCCGGCCCGTGGAAGACTACGCGGCGGCCCTGCCCCGGAACGGCGCGGACCTCAAGGGCGTGCGTCTGGGCCTGCCCAAAGAATTCTTCGGCGACGGGCTGGCCCCGGAAGTGCGCGCGGCCTGCGAAACGGCCATTGCGCGCGCGCGGGAGCTGGGCGCGGAACCGGTGGAAGTGAGCCTGCCGCATACCGATGCGGCCATCGCCACCTACTATATCATCGCCATGGCCGAGGCCAGCTCCAATCTGGCCCGCTTTGACGGCGTGCGCTACGGCCGCCGCGCCCCGGACGTGAAAAATCTGGAAGAGCTCTACGTCAAATCCCGTTCCGAGGGCTTCGGCCAGGAGGTCAAACGCCGGATCATGCTCGGAGCCTATGTGCTCTCCTCCGGCTATTACGACGCCTATTACCGCAAGGCCGCTCAGGTGCGCCGCCTGATACGCGACGAATACCTGGCCGCCCTGGAACAGTGCGACGTCCTCTGCGCTCCGGTCTCGCCGGTGACGGCCTGGGATCTGGGCAGCCATGCCGCCGATCCGCTGCAAGCCTACCTCATGGACGCTTACACCCTGTCCCTGAATCTGGCGGGCCTGCCCGGCCTGTCCCTGCCCGTGGGCCTGGGCGCGGAAAGCAAGATGCCCGTGGGCCTGCAACTCATCGGCCCGGCCTTCGGCGAAGCCCGCCTTCTGGGCATCGGGCATGCCCTGGAGCGGGCCCTGCCGGGCATCGGGCGGCCCGCGCTGTAA
- a CDS encoding dimethyl sulfoxide reductase anchor subunit family protein, whose protein sequence is MEGSLSLVIFTLLGQASAGMVLLLPFFADPETGRGRIAGGVALALLCAGALFSLGHLSDPWVSFYTITNAGTSWLSREIWFVGLLGAATLAWLVTRRAWIRWLAALVGLGLVYVMSRVYTLPTVPFWNSAATFWTFLASGLLTGAATLLFLNGLAARRDPEAARRLATGWQPVILVLAFGLRVLVLPLQWMASPMPDHVVLQCWTLAFLLAGAALGPLLLVRNGCRAALSGESRICPCPLAVRAGILCGLTWAGEICGRMLFYSGYTWFGM, encoded by the coding sequence ATGGAAGGGTCTTTGAGCCTCGTTATTTTCACCCTTCTGGGGCAGGCTTCGGCGGGCATGGTGCTGCTGCTCCCCTTCTTTGCCGATCCTGAAACCGGCCGGGGGCGCATCGCCGGGGGGGTCGCCCTCGCGCTGCTCTGCGCCGGGGCGCTGTTTTCGCTCGGGCACCTTTCCGACCCCTGGGTCAGCTTTTACACCATCACCAATGCGGGCACGTCCTGGCTGAGCCGTGAAATCTGGTTCGTGGGCCTGCTCGGTGCGGCGACGCTTGCCTGGCTGGTGACGCGCCGGGCCTGGATTCGCTGGCTGGCCGCACTCGTCGGCCTGGGGCTGGTGTATGTCATGAGCCGGGTGTACACGCTGCCCACGGTGCCCTTCTGGAATTCAGCGGCCACGTTCTGGACCTTTCTCGCGTCAGGCCTGCTGACGGGCGCGGCGACCCTCTTGTTCCTCAACGGGCTTGCCGCGCGACGCGATCCCGAAGCGGCGCGGCGGCTGGCCACCGGCTGGCAGCCCGTGATCCTCGTGCTGGCCTTCGGGTTGCGCGTGCTGGTCCTGCCCCTGCAATGGATGGCTTCCCCGATGCCCGACCATGTCGTCCTGCAATGCTGGACCCTGGCTTTTCTGCTGGCCGGAGCGGCCCTCGGCCCCCTGCTGCTGGTCCGCAACGGCTGCCGCGCGGCTCTTTCCGGCGAGTCCCGGATCTGCCCCTGTCCGCTCGCCGTCAGGGCGGGCATCCTTTGCGGCCTGACCTGGGCCGGGGAGATCTGCGGACGGATGCTGTTTTACAGCGGGTACACCTGGTTCGGCATGTAA
- a CDS encoding tRNA lysidine(34) synthetase gives MSREKRSFAQEVCVKSAGKAMQKTGMLWPGCRVGVAVSGGVDSFVLLKTLKIRQGIVPFRFELMAVHLNPGFDPHSHAALLPWLAREGIPAHLEVTDYGPQAHSEQNLRRSACFRCAWLRRKRLFELCARYGLTHLALGHNAEDLVETFFLNLCRNGRVDGMSMCEPFFNGGLRLIRPLLLVEKKYILKAARQWELPVWANACPSAGHTARSAMAETLSGLYGLTKDARRSIFNGLIRWQLDKNSLPEEPDGGAEDVAR, from the coding sequence GTGAGCCGCGAGAAACGCTCCTTCGCCCAGGAGGTCTGCGTCAAAAGCGCGGGCAAGGCCATGCAGAAAACCGGCATGCTTTGGCCCGGCTGCCGGGTGGGAGTGGCCGTATCCGGCGGCGTGGACAGCTTTGTGCTGCTCAAGACCCTGAAAATCCGCCAGGGTATTGTGCCCTTCCGCTTCGAGCTCATGGCCGTGCACCTCAATCCCGGTTTTGACCCGCACAGTCATGCCGCCCTGCTGCCCTGGCTGGCCCGCGAGGGCATTCCCGCCCATCTGGAGGTGACGGATTATGGGCCGCAGGCCCATTCGGAGCAGAATCTGCGCCGCTCGGCCTGCTTCCGTTGCGCCTGGCTGCGGCGCAAACGCCTGTTCGAACTCTGCGCGCGCTACGGCCTGACCCATCTGGCCCTGGGCCACAACGCCGAGGATCTGGTGGAGACGTTTTTTCTGAATCTCTGCCGCAACGGCCGGGTGGACGGCATGAGCATGTGCGAGCCCTTTTTCAACGGCGGGCTGCGCCTGATCCGGCCGCTTCTGCTGGTGGAAAAGAAGTACATCCTCAAGGCCGCCAGGCAGTGGGAACTGCCGGTCTGGGCCAATGCCTGCCCCTCCGCAGGGCACACGGCGCGCAGCGCCATGGCCGAAACCTTGTCCGGCCTTTACGGCCTGACCAAGGATGCCCGCCGCAGCATATTTAACGGCCTGATCCGCTGGCAGCTGGATAAAAACAGCCTGCCCGAGGAGCCGGACGGCGGAGCGGAGGACGTGGCGCGCTGA
- a CDS encoding serine dehydratase subunit alpha family protein translates to MNPSKQAFLDLIHQEVVPALGCTEPIAVALTAAKAAETLGAVPERLCVEVSANLLKNGMGVMVPGTGEMGLNIAAAAGALGGKSALGLECLRDLTPAQVDAAGAMLKAGRVELKLPGNDLLLYCTVTAAAAGHTAKAELRDSHANITRVWRDGELIFEKEDAAGAENRSAAGEDWPLTLAGIYEFAATAPLQDIAFILEAARMNRQVAEEGLTRQYGLAVGKSMDAQVRRRILADDMPTFAVKLTAAAADARMAGVMMPVMSNSGSGNQGITCTMPVVACAIRQEKSDEELARALIMSHLASIHIKHHLGRLSAHCGAMVAGTAAACGIAMLLGGGLKEMEMTVRNMVGNIAGMICDGAKSSCALKVASAVGAGIQAVMLAMEGSAVPGNEGIVDEDIEICIANLGRLGSTGMRETDKVILDIMLHKK, encoded by the coding sequence ATGAACCCGTCCAAGCAAGCCTTTCTTGATCTGATCCACCAGGAAGTGGTGCCCGCCCTGGGATGCACCGAGCCCATCGCCGTGGCTCTCACGGCGGCCAAGGCGGCCGAAACCCTGGGAGCCGTGCCGGAGCGCCTCTGTGTGGAGGTCAGCGCCAATCTGCTCAAGAACGGGATGGGCGTCATGGTGCCCGGCACCGGCGAGATGGGCCTGAACATCGCGGCGGCGGCGGGCGCGCTGGGCGGCAAGAGCGCCCTGGGGCTGGAATGCCTGCGGGACCTGACGCCCGCCCAGGTGGACGCGGCCGGGGCCATGCTCAAGGCCGGACGGGTGGAATTGAAGCTGCCGGGCAACGATCTGTTGCTGTACTGCACGGTGACCGCGGCGGCCGCCGGGCATACGGCCAAGGCCGAGTTGCGGGACAGCCACGCCAATATCACCAGAGTCTGGCGCGACGGTGAGCTGATTTTCGAGAAAGAAGATGCCGCCGGGGCGGAAAACCGGAGCGCCGCCGGGGAGGACTGGCCTCTGACCCTGGCCGGCATTTACGAGTTCGCCGCCACGGCCCCGCTGCAGGACATTGCCTTCATTCTGGAGGCCGCGCGCATGAACCGCCAAGTGGCCGAGGAAGGCCTGACCCGCCAGTACGGCCTGGCCGTGGGCAAAAGCATGGACGCCCAGGTGCGGCGGCGCATCCTGGCCGACGACATGCCCACTTTCGCGGTCAAACTCACGGCGGCCGCGGCGGACGCGCGCATGGCCGGGGTGATGATGCCGGTCATGAGCAATTCCGGCAGCGGCAATCAGGGCATCACCTGCACCATGCCGGTGGTGGCCTGCGCCATCCGCCAGGAAAAGAGCGACGAGGAGCTGGCCCGCGCCCTGATCATGAGCCACCTCGCGTCCATCCACATCAAGCACCATCTCGGGCGGCTTTCGGCCCATTGCGGGGCCATGGTGGCGGGCACGGCCGCGGCCTGCGGCATTGCCATGCTGCTGGGAGGCGGGCTGAAGGAAATGGAAATGACCGTGCGCAACATGGTAGGCAACATCGCGGGCATGATCTGCGACGGGGCCAAGAGCTCCTGTGCGCTCAAGGTGGCTTCGGCCGTGGGGGCGGGCATCCAGGCCGTGATGCTGGCCATGGAGGGTTCCGCCGTGCCCGGCAACGAAGGCATCGTGGACGAAGACATTGAAATCTGCATCGCCAATCTGGGGCGTCTGGGCTCCACGGGCATGCGCGAGACGGACAAGGTGATTCTGGACATCATGCTGCATAAAAAATAG
- the gatC gene encoding Asp-tRNA(Asn)/Glu-tRNA(Gln) amidotransferase subunit GatC has protein sequence MAEPNNISREEVAHMAALSRLRVSDEEQKLFARQFGDILGYMDVLAQVNTENVDPLYSPVQHAAEGREDRAVNRRSREEVLANAPEADGEYFIVPRIV, from the coding sequence ATGGCAGAACCTAACAACATCAGCCGGGAGGAAGTGGCGCACATGGCCGCGCTTTCCCGGCTGCGCGTCAGCGACGAGGAACAGAAACTCTTCGCCCGCCAGTTCGGGGACATTCTGGGCTACATGGATGTGCTCGCACAGGTGAACACCGAGAATGTGGACCCCTTGTACAGCCCGGTGCAGCACGCGGCCGAGGGCCGCGAGGACCGGGCCGTCAACCGGCGCTCGCGCGAGGAAGTGCTGGCCAACGCGCCGGAAGCGGACGGGGAATACTTCATCGTCCCACGAATCGTATAA
- a CDS encoding M23 family metallopeptidase, which yields MLLGKYHIVIFKEGRSGSRNLRMRGWFGFTAGLLILALIACNVWLWRAWLQARHLDENLNNAQRVIEEQRRQIVNLAGRITGVSQDLQRVQRFDSKLRMMMNMEKDPAEVGGAPGDFSRAYLPLHRQELAARKMQDFLSHLSESVRLEEVRQQDLLRALRENRDALASMPSIWPVVGFISSSFGGRSSPFGGGGQFHKGLDISNRMGTPVLAPAQGAVILAARDGAYGNSVEINHGGGIVTKYGHMQRWAVQPGQWVKRGEIIGYIGMSGRTTGPHLHYEVRLNGVPVNPMRYILE from the coding sequence ATGCTGCTCGGCAAATACCACATCGTCATTTTCAAGGAAGGGCGCAGCGGCAGCCGCAATCTGCGGATGCGCGGCTGGTTCGGCTTCACGGCCGGTCTGCTGATCCTGGCCTTGATCGCCTGCAACGTCTGGCTCTGGCGGGCCTGGCTTCAGGCGCGTCATCTGGATGAGAATCTGAACAACGCCCAGCGGGTCATTGAGGAGCAGCGCCGCCAGATCGTCAATCTGGCCGGGCGGATCACCGGCGTCAGCCAGGATTTGCAGCGCGTGCAGCGCTTTGATTCCAAGCTGCGGATGATGATGAACATGGAAAAGGACCCGGCCGAAGTGGGCGGCGCGCCCGGCGATTTTTCGCGCGCCTATCTGCCCCTGCACCGGCAGGAACTGGCCGCGCGCAAGATGCAGGATTTTCTTTCCCACCTTTCCGAATCCGTGCGCCTGGAAGAAGTGCGCCAGCAGGATCTTTTGCGCGCCCTGCGCGAAAACCGCGACGCCCTGGCCTCCATGCCGTCCATCTGGCCGGTGGTGGGCTTTATTTCCTCCAGTTTCGGCGGACGTTCCTCGCCCTTCGGCGGCGGAGGCCAGTTCCACAAGGGCCTGGACATCAGCAACCGCATGGGCACGCCTGTTCTGGCCCCGGCCCAGGGCGCGGTGATCCTGGCCGCGCGCGACGGCGCCTACGGCAACAGCGTGGAAATCAACCACGGCGGCGGCATCGTCACCAAGTACGGGCACATGCAGCGCTGGGCCGTGCAGCCCGGCCAATGGGTCAAGCGCGGCGAGATCATCGGCTACATCGGCATGAGCGGGCGCACCACCGGCCCGCATCTGCATTACGAGGTGCGGCTCAACGGCGTGCCCGTGAATCCCATGCGCTATATTCTGGAGTAG
- the rpoZ gene encoding DNA-directed RNA polymerase subunit omega → MARITVEDCQERVDNRFLLVQMAIKRVHQYREGYEPLLETRNKEVVTALREIAAGKVMPDDKSLYNPLSDGQGVPNTEG, encoded by the coding sequence ATGGCCCGTATTACTGTGGAAGATTGTCAGGAACGTGTGGACAACCGTTTCTTGCTGGTGCAGATGGCCATCAAACGCGTACACCAGTACCGCGAAGGGTATGAACCCCTGCTGGAAACGCGCAACAAGGAAGTGGTTACCGCCCTGCGTGAAATTGCCGCCGGCAAGGTCATGCCGGACGACAAAAGTCTGTACAACCCCCTGTCCGACGGACAGGGCGTGCCCAATACCGAGGGCTAG
- a CDS encoding SMI1/KNR4 family protein: MPENIPTSPASSVAAAPGASNAPEDPAKRALQALLPEFYAAVGEFEDLKAAPGLSPEAVAALEKKLEFGFSMELRELLTRCAAVSMAGLSVKAAEFGPIVMPGSDALIIGEFYLYNPGDRLLMLPDDPAVYYLEQRNGAITKMADGVFNFFNKTLVKYLYSD, from the coding sequence ATGCCGGAGAATATCCCCACATCCCCCGCTTCTTCCGTTGCCGCCGCTCCCGGCGCTTCCAACGCCCCCGAAGACCCGGCGAAGCGGGCCCTGCAGGCTCTGTTGCCCGAATTCTACGCGGCCGTGGGTGAATTTGAAGACCTGAAGGCCGCGCCGGGTCTCAGCCCGGAGGCGGTGGCGGCTTTGGAGAAAAAGCTGGAATTCGGTTTTTCCATGGAACTCAGGGAACTGCTCACGCGCTGCGCCGCCGTTTCCATGGCGGGCCTGTCCGTGAAGGCCGCCGAGTTCGGGCCCATTGTCATGCCCGGCTCGGACGCCCTGATCATCGGCGAATTTTATCTCTATAACCCCGGCGACCGCCTGCTCATGCTGCCTGACGATCCGGCGGTCTACTATCTGGAGCAGCGCAACGGGGCCATCACCAAAATGGCCGACGGGGTGTTCAACTTCTTCAACAAAACGCTGGTGAAATACCTGTACTCCGACTAA
- a CDS encoding DMSO/selenate family reductase complex A subunit: protein MLASAFFPFSIQIFNAGEALAEPSVPAGTGEGKILWNSCNVNCGSRCALRVHVRDGVITQIETDNTGDDQYGLQQLRACPRGRSMRQRVYAKERIPYPLRRIGKRGEGKFERISWDEAFAEIGKRLRGAIDTYGNESVYLNYGTGALGSTMGKSWPPAQTAVARLMNLVGGYLNHYSDYSTCQITVGMPYLYGGGWVDGNSLSDIENSELAVFFGNNPSETRMSGCKAKTLQHARFTRNTRVIVIDPRYSDTVVSVGDEWIPIRPGTDAALSAALAYVMITEDRVDKAFLAKYTIGYDEASLPEGAPSGSSYASYILGHGPDKTPKTPAWASRITGIPPARIEKLAREIAGAKPCFICQGWGPQRTTNGENLSRAVGMLAVLTGNVGIRGGNTGARENAGYKLPMALFPTLENPVKTEISCFNWYQAIDDYTRMTATTAGVRGRDRLVAPIKFIWNYAGNCLTNQHGGINQMHPILADDKKCETIVVIDTTLTPSARYADFLLPSCMNLEEHDWTSDGDSNIAYVIFDNKCIEPLGEARSIYDICAGVARELGVETQFTEGRTQYQWLEALYEKSRKAVPELPPTLEEAFKMGVVKKYFPENHIAYKEFREDPEAHPLPSPSGKIEIYSPRLAELAKTWTLLPEQAITPLPEYIPNPEGPEGPGRKTWPLQLIGHHYKQRTHSTYGNCWWLQEVAPQELWINPRDAGARGIRLGDRVKVFNERGVSFVKAKVTPRIMPGVVSLPEGAWHTPDSSGQDTNGCVNVLTKLLPTALAKGNPHHTNLVQVEKA, encoded by the coding sequence GTGCTTGCATCGGCGTTCTTCCCGTTTTCCATACAAATTTTCAACGCGGGTGAGGCCCTGGCCGAACCTTCCGTCCCAGCGGGCACGGGAGAGGGGAAAATCCTCTGGAACTCCTGCAATGTGAATTGCGGGAGCCGTTGCGCCTTGCGCGTGCATGTGCGCGACGGCGTCATCACCCAGATAGAAACGGACAATACCGGCGACGACCAATACGGTCTGCAACAGCTCCGCGCCTGCCCGCGCGGGCGTTCCATGCGCCAGCGCGTGTATGCCAAGGAACGTATTCCCTACCCCCTGCGCCGGATCGGCAAACGCGGGGAAGGCAAGTTCGAGCGCATCAGTTGGGACGAAGCCTTCGCCGAAATCGGCAAACGGCTGCGCGGCGCCATCGACACCTACGGAAACGAATCCGTCTATCTCAACTACGGCACCGGCGCGCTCGGCAGCACCATGGGCAAAAGCTGGCCCCCCGCGCAAACGGCGGTGGCCCGGCTGATGAATCTTGTGGGCGGCTACCTGAACCATTATTCCGACTATTCCACCTGCCAGATCACGGTGGGCATGCCCTATCTGTACGGAGGAGGCTGGGTGGACGGCAACTCGCTCTCCGATATAGAAAACAGCGAACTGGCCGTTTTTTTCGGCAACAATCCCTCGGAAACCCGCATGTCGGGCTGCAAGGCCAAAACACTCCAGCACGCCCGCTTCACGCGCAATACGCGGGTCATCGTCATTGATCCGCGCTATTCCGACACCGTGGTTTCCGTGGGCGACGAGTGGATTCCCATCCGCCCCGGCACGGACGCGGCGCTCAGCGCGGCCCTGGCCTACGTCATGATAACCGAAGACCGTGTGGACAAGGCCTTTCTCGCCAAATACACCATAGGCTACGATGAAGCCTCCCTGCCCGAGGGCGCGCCCTCCGGTTCCTCCTATGCGTCGTACATTCTGGGACACGGCCCGGACAAGACCCCCAAAACGCCCGCCTGGGCCTCGCGCATCACCGGCATTCCTCCGGCGCGCATTGAAAAGCTGGCCAGGGAAATCGCCGGGGCCAAACCCTGCTTCATCTGCCAGGGCTGGGGGCCGCAGCGGACCACCAACGGCGAGAACCTCTCCCGCGCCGTGGGCATGCTCGCCGTGCTTACCGGCAACGTGGGCATCAGGGGCGGCAATACCGGCGCGCGGGAAAACGCCGGATACAAACTGCCCATGGCCCTGTTCCCGACGCTGGAAAACCCGGTGAAGACGGAGATCTCCTGCTTCAACTGGTATCAGGCCATTGACGACTACACCCGGATGACCGCGACCACCGCGGGCGTCCGGGGACGCGACCGTCTCGTCGCGCCAATCAAATTCATCTGGAATTACGCGGGCAACTGCCTCACCAACCAGCACGGCGGCATCAACCAGATGCATCCTATTCTGGCCGACGACAAAAAATGCGAGACTATCGTGGTCATCGACACCACGCTGACGCCCTCCGCCCGCTACGCGGACTTTCTGCTGCCGAGCTGCATGAACCTGGAGGAACACGACTGGACGTCGGACGGCGACAGCAACATCGCCTATGTCATCTTTGACAACAAGTGCATAGAACCCTTGGGAGAGGCCCGCAGCATTTACGACATCTGCGCGGGCGTGGCCAGGGAACTGGGCGTGGAAACGCAGTTCACGGAAGGACGCACACAGTACCAGTGGCTGGAAGCGCTGTACGAAAAATCCCGCAAGGCGGTGCCGGAACTGCCGCCGACGCTGGAAGAGGCCTTCAAAATGGGCGTCGTCAAAAAGTATTTTCCTGAAAACCACATCGCCTACAAGGAGTTTCGCGAGGACCCGGAGGCGCATCCGCTGCCTTCCCCGTCCGGCAAAATAGAAATCTATTCCCCCCGGCTGGCGGAACTGGCGAAAACCTGGACCCTGCTGCCCGAGCAGGCCATCACGCCCCTGCCGGAATACATCCCCAACCCTGAAGGACCCGAGGGGCCGGGACGCAAAACCTGGCCGCTGCAGCTCATCGGCCATCACTACAAACAGCGCACGCACTCCACTTATGGGAACTGCTGGTGGTTGCAGGAGGTCGCCCCGCAGGAGCTGTGGATCAATCCGCGCGACGCCGGAGCGCGGGGCATCCGCCTCGGCGACAGGGTGAAAGTCTTCAACGAGCGCGGTGTGTCGTTCGTCAAGGCCAAGGTCACGCCGCGCATCATGCCCGGCGTCGTGTCCCTGCCGGAAGGCGCGTGGCACACGCCCGACAGTTCCGGGCAGGACACCAACGGCTGCGTCAACGTGCTGACCAAGCTGTTGCCCACGGCCCTGGCCAAAGGCAACCCCCACCACACCAACCTCGTCCAGGTCGAAAAAGCCTGA
- a CDS encoding DMSO/selenate family reductase complex B subunit, producing the protein MIKNPAFYFNSELCTGCKACMIACIDKHNANPGVLWRRVLEFSGGEWLPVGDAFEQNVFAYYVSLSCNHCENPVCANGCPTQAMHKDENGIVSIDESRCVGCRYCEWNCPYGAPQFDPQRKKMTKCDFCRDNLEQGKKPACVAACPCRALDYGDYGQLVERYGAQAPIAPLPAAELTRPHFICAPNRHAKPQGSTEGLRGGLISNPEEV; encoded by the coding sequence ATGATCAAAAATCCGGCTTTTTATTTCAACTCCGAGCTCTGTACCGGCTGCAAAGCCTGCATGATCGCCTGTATCGACAAGCACAATGCGAATCCGGGCGTTCTCTGGCGGCGGGTGCTGGAGTTTTCCGGCGGAGAATGGCTGCCCGTGGGCGACGCTTTCGAGCAGAACGTCTTTGCCTACTATGTGTCCCTGTCCTGCAATCACTGCGAAAATCCCGTCTGCGCCAACGGCTGTCCCACACAGGCCATGCACAAGGATGAAAACGGCATCGTGTCCATAGATGAGAGCCGTTGCGTCGGTTGCCGCTATTGTGAATGGAATTGCCCATACGGCGCGCCGCAGTTCGATCCGCAGCGAAAAAAAATGACCAAATGCGATTTCTGCCGGGACAATCTGGAACAGGGGAAAAAACCGGCCTGCGTAGCCGCCTGTCCCTGCCGGGCGCTGGATTACGGCGATTACGGGCAACTGGTCGAGCGTTACGGCGCGCAGGCTCCCATTGCGCCGCTGCCCGCTGCGGAGCTGACGCGCCCGCACTTCATCTGCGCCCCCAACCGCCATGCGAAACCGCAGGGGAGCACGGAAGGCCTGCGGGGCGGCCTGATCAGCAATCCCGAGGAGGTGTAG